The sequence below is a genomic window from Ottowia sp. SB7-C50.
TGGCAGAAGCGCCCGCCGCTGTACAGCAGCACGCCGCTGATGCCGTGCGTCAGGTTGAATTCGCGCGACGATTGGTACAGCTCGTCCAGCCGTTGCAGGTCGAAGGCGGGGGTGGCCGTGCTGACATAGCACCATGAGAGATTCATGCATCGCCTCCGCTCAGCAAGGGCAGCGCCGGGTTCCTGTGGCGCAGTTTCATACCGCCTGCCCTTTCGTCTCGCGCCCCAGCAGCGCCACGGCCAGCGCCCCGACGGCGATGGTGACCGCAAACAGCGCAAAGATCGCGCCGGTGGCCCAGCCCTGCGCGCCCAGGAACGGGATCGCCAGCGGGCCCAGGATGCCGCCAATGCGGCCCACGCCCGCGGCCGTGCCCACGCCGCTGGCGCGGATCGGGGCCGGGTAGTTCTCGGGCGAATAGGCGTACAGCGCGCCCCACGCGCCCAGGTTGAAGAACGACAGCAGCGCGCCGAACAGCAGCAGCGAGCCTTCGGTCGTCGCATTGCCAAAGGCCCAGGCGCTGGCCGCCGTGCCCAGCAGGTACACCACCAGCACGAACTTGCGGCCCGCGCGCTCGATCAGCCAGGCGGCGGTGAAGTAGCCCGGCAACTGCGCCAGCGTCATCATCAGCACGTATTCAAAGCTCTTGATCAGCGCAAAGCCCTTGCCGACCATCACGCTGGGCAGCCACAGGAACATGCCGTAGTACGAGAACACCACGGTGAACCACAGGATCCACAGCATCAGCGTGTTGCGGCTGTGCTCGGCGGCCCACAGTCGCGCCAGGCGCGCCGACCACGGCAGGCCGGCCGACGGCGGCGCGGTGGGCTTGTCGTCGGGCAGCTTGCGGCGCAGGTACAGCGCATAGAAGGCCGGCAGCGCACCCAGGATCAGCGCCACGCGCCAGCCCATGTCCTTGTCGAACAGCGGCATGACGAAGTAGGCGATCAGCGCCGCCAGGATCCAGCCCAGCGCCCAGAAGCTTTCCAGCAGCACCACGATGCGCCCGCGCTCGTGCGCCGGCACGCGCTCGGACACGTAGGTGCTGGCCACCGGCAGTTCGCCGCCCAGGCCCATGCCGATGAAAAAGCGCAGCACCATCAGCACCGCCAGCGTGGTGGCAAAGGCCGACAGCCCGCTGGCGATGGCGAACAGCAGCAGCGTGATGACGAACACGTGCTTGCGGCCGATTCGGTCGGCCATCATGCCGAACATGATGGCGCCGACCGCCATGCCGATGGAGTTGATGGCACCGATCCAGCCCATCTGCCCCGGCGTCAGGCCCCAGTCGGCCTTGAGCGCCGCGAGGATGAAGGACAGCAGGCCGACGTCCATGGCGTCGAACATCCAGCCCAGCCCGGATGTGACGAGCAGGCGGTTGCGCGAAACGGGCGGCTGACCGGAAACGGCGGTGGCGGGCACGCTGGACATGGGCTCGATCCTCGGGTCAATAAACACAAAAGGTGGCGCATGGTAGCGGTTTGGCGCTGCCACGGCACCCTCAACCGTTGACGCGGCCGGTCGGTTGACGCGCGCCGCCAGATAGGATCGGGCTATGGCGAGCCCCAAGACCACCTACACCTGCAACGCATGCGGCGCCACCAGCCCGCGCTGGCTGGGCAAGTGCCCAGGGTGCGGCGCGTGGAACACCCTGGTGGAAAGCGTGGTCGAAGCGCCCGCGGCGGGCGGCAAGAACCGCCTCGGCGCCACGTTCTCGGCGCTGGCGCCGTCGAGCGAAGTGCGCCCGCT
It includes:
- a CDS encoding MFS transporter, with product MSSVPATAVSGQPPVSRNRLLVTSGLGWMFDAMDVGLLSFILAALKADWGLTPGQMGWIGAINSIGMAVGAIMFGMMADRIGRKHVFVITLLLFAIASGLSAFATTLAVLMVLRFFIGMGLGGELPVASTYVSERVPAHERGRIVVLLESFWALGWILAALIAYFVMPLFDKDMGWRVALILGALPAFYALYLRRKLPDDKPTAPPSAGLPWSARLARLWAAEHSRNTLMLWILWFTVVFSYYGMFLWLPSVMVGKGFALIKSFEYVLMMTLAQLPGYFTAAWLIERAGRKFVLVVYLLGTAASAWAFGNATTEGSLLLFGALLSFFNLGAWGALYAYSPENYPAPIRASGVGTAAGVGRIGGILGPLAIPFLGAQGWATGAIFALFAVTIAVGALAVALLGRETKGQAV